From Danio rerio strain Tuebingen ecotype United States chromosome 7, GRCz12tu, whole genome shotgun sequence, the proteins below share one genomic window:
- the znf638 gene encoding zinc finger protein 638 isoform X2, with protein MIKSNKNINSQDSAKNAITRSNVSKQANSMAIFPQPNATNSFSLFLESCVHPVPNSVRHFGNLPILSPVSLQLAQIKTQLALHQLNAIVGTSVTPAAVPTAALTLLNLLKVTMSHPLYNPRGGPFPSGQRPIVPSQYGLVSQPRMEMGAARLGPGTMSGSRAGLLGSSPFSMGQGQSQISTEIEAAIDRNLRGAREEVRIISQMLQQPKKADPRLRNDSMDEVLSSRGSGFSGSSRSDEVDWSMYQAPSKLFSSSMERPSSSSPVFKSAGFGGGPSGLSSQRPPEQRPNRYTSESATSILASFGLSNEDLELLSHYPDDQLTPDNLPFILRDIRMRKVKRDVDERPDYNKVIDYGHSRKFDYPEESSESYATEHLPKETPKYASKVSRPAFTASNITKQPQMCQSGPGPIHVSELHKPSPVDPRPTKTIPARPPASQPALTPSSRPPLQVPSQLGVLPMMSVDDMPGGPNWIPFLSPPVSMPPMKRLPTPTMMNDYSAATPRIFPHTCSLCNIECVQIKDWLEHQNTNVHIENCRRLRKQYPDWKVESVPVSRSESKSEHSSSKRHARSHSYSRSPSPKRHHESSSRRKRSRSRTRSRSRSRSRSRSRSRSRSRGSRRYRRSRSRTRSPHRKSRSSPYRRRSRSPPSQRARSPGYSRRSPRRSSPRRSSPSRQQRSSSSELLAMKLMSSPELSSIADSDTLKAMVKSLAPALLAELAKKKSSSTVSSSKGSSSSSRRSPPPKKTEYSSTSRTSTSKSHSTSKPNPKYAPGTSCLLRLLGLPIGTTSKDLTDAIEPFGKIYTAILLKAIREASVCMEREEDARALLNCKNLTIHGQVIKVCMEKDAETGRKYIKPEKVFKKKEATITKPIQIPKGKAANVVKVPQPAKAKEVTGFKPTQATKGKPTEMKKTVPAAKPKPPAKVPETAVAKKVVKKEIPWRKNIVEITNLPEAGVTEEELTNLAKPYGFTETPVIAITQQRAYLQMPNTEAAEKMVKTFSETPAKVKEKEITVKMMMQPIDLNYTESVFRVLMGMEKSPEIMTLPERLLIVGNVPKALGPVKEVETVVKRYGIFKKVLHLNGRVIFEMENAASARAIFIRFVKFRCTLQDKVLSFQLAKPLKLKKKPDAKGAKPPAKPPAKPNTVKVQKPVAAAPAESAVKKDEKPSAAAKTVAPKEEDSIVISDNEVILIESDDEEKLKAKTTAAKLTEATKDSAVANANTAASENKVELNTQDTKESITVTPDAGSVKKELEAESSVTKVEPETIKKELEVESSASTSESAAESVNKELEVTETTVSVESGNADCHVESAVPASESAISVESVNGEHKEGSPASAIESGKADLEVKSASESAVLVESAKAEHELVSPESAIPVETTEQSEADSKKDQDVPQAEDAPKEPLSTSVEGKIEDEKLAEDREMELGTSGVSSEEMAVEPMETQSTEETAKDTDVKEDDCKPQEHIIDSEGQSKELTPTENVGADINPTTKAGANADASDSIPTSDPTSDLPSTSNQAFSNSTVPVTCASESPHVVPEPFLVNDQSLDFPPVTQEILKALELAVHQCRLQSSLKRAEEEAKQKAETEKKAAEKKTTKGQSGSKKPAQSTKKATPAQAKKMQAEKEKKSQSSGSKGKTTDTSSPEKESSSRYRTRGNSDEEGTTRRRGGSSGGSSLRSRRESSPPSKRTRGHDVDSRRPSRTHSRTRASVKEKEDESFSFNFDEFVTVDEVGDDAEDIVASTAESSAMDENIKDEPDPHTLTAQSEADKPKPTDSVVPSETSNSEINACVEELEAKAEETTQVDVDIAEEQESPEDSSDKPLETDIQCKTEKPCTVTETSSAETNTNDESLSAIKETSGIETLDELEPSHAVSSTQKEGSPPRSAETPEKLEDDHSEQPENSAPEMENKKEAADQTPELPCHDSLVTLDEVSEGEEDFIYETNEEQLLKADELPETLLTVDEVGDDETGIEEYQLEKDLQGLVTLDEVVDEEEFDPETLVTLDEAKGDDEELEQSESMPTSPRTTTPIIPEEPVKSPRQEDDASYLEELRKMNFVTVDEVGEEEEEEQPPCEEVKEEKPVKKRATRGRKRARQTPVRRSTRGKRGSAKVVEEPEEEEEPEATAEPEPVPEATIVESPPAAVESVALDVQPEQQKAEDMMVTDSLTAEVSEEDMIKSKDDVGSTKSETDTPDTADSNKKPTIKEESKERREIDPVEEPEAKRSRSQSPLIEDFTMPPFNPDNPIGIDFVIPRTGFFCKLCSLFYVNEDTAKKSHCSSLKHYQNMEKYYKKQKSQQQQGGSSSQSAASQGSASE; from the exons CTTTTCGTTGTTCTTGGAAAGTTGCGTGCACCCTGTTCCAAATTCCGTGAGACATTTTGGGAATCTGCCCATCTTAAGCCCTGTCTCCCTGCAGTTGGCACAGATAAAGACTCAGTTGGCACTGCACCAGCTGAATGCAATTGTTGGCACAAGTGTCACTCCGGCTGCAGTTCCTACAGCTGCTTTGACCTTGCTCAACTTGCTTAAGGTCACTATGTCGCATCCATTATACAATCCTCGTGGAGGACCTTTCCCCAGCGGTCAAAGACCCATCGTGCCCAGCCAATATGGTCTTGTGTCACAGCCTCGAATGGAGATGGGTGCAGCCCGTCTTGGCCCAGGTACCATGTCTGGTTCTCGTGCAGGATTGTTGGGCAGCTCGCCCTTCTCAATGGGACAAGGTCAGTCGCAGATTTCAACAGAAATCGAAGCTGCCATTGACCGTAACCTTCGGGGAGCCCGTGAGGAAGTGCGCATTATTTCGCAAATGCTCCAGCAACCCAAAAAAGCAGATCCTCGTCTGAGAAACGATTCCATGGATGAAGTGCTTTCCTCCAGGGGCAGCGGGTTTTCAGGGTCTTCGAGATCAGATGAGGTGGACTGGTCCATGTACCAAGCCCCAAGCAAGCTCTTTTCATCAAGCATGGAGCGCCCTTCCAGTTCCTCACCGGTGTTCAAGTCTGCAGGTTTTGGTGGAGGACCAAGTGGTTTGAGCAGCCAACGTCCGCCGGAACAGCGACCAAATCGCTACACTTCGGAAAGTGCCACCAGCATCCTAGCAAGCTTTGGACTTTCTAATGAAGACCTAGAACTTCTAAGCCACTACCCAGATGATCAGCTGACTCCTGACAACCTACCGTTTATTTTACGGGACATTCGTATGCGTAAGGTGAAGAGGGATGTTGATGAGAGACCAGACTACAATAAAGTCATTGACTATGGACATTCTAGAAAATTTGACTATCCTGAGGAGAGCTCAGAAAGTTACGCGACTGAACACCTTCCTAAAGAGACTCCAAAGTATGCTAGTAAGGTCtccagaccagccttcactgctAGTAACATCACAAAGCAACCTCAGATGTGCCAATCAGGTCCAGGCCCCATACATGTTTCAGAGCTTCATAAACCTTCACCAGTTGATCCGAGACCCACTAAGACGATCCCAGCGAGACCACCTGCTTCCCAGCCTGCTCTGACACCTTCCAGTCGACCTCCTCTCCAGGTACCATCTCAGCTTGGTGTTCTTCCTATGATGTCTGTTGATGACATGCCTGGAGGTCCCAACTGGATCCCGTTCCTGTCGCCACCAGTCAGCATGCCCCCAATGAAGAGGCTACCGACTCCAACCATGATGAATGATTACTCTGCAGCTACTCCAAGAATCTTTCCTCATACATGCTCTCTATGTAACATTGAATGTGTCCAGATTAAG GATTGGCTCGAACATCAGAACACAAATGTTCACATTGAGAACTGTAGGCGTCTTAGGAAACA atacccTGACTGGAAGGTCGAGTCTGTCCCTGTTTCAAG ATCTGAGTCCAAATCTGAACACAGCAGCTCAAAGCGGCACGCTCGATCACACTCATACTCCAGATCCCCCAGCCCAAAAAGACACCATGAGTCTTCAAGTCGACGCAAAAGATCGCGTTCCCGCACCCGGTCTCGATCTAGATCTAGATCTAGATCCAGATCCCGCTCGCGATCCCGCTCCCGTGGCTCTAGAAGGTATCGGCGTAGCAGAAGTCGCACCCGGTCCCCCCATAGGAAGTCTCGATCCAGTCCCTACAGACGGAGGTCTCGTAGTCCACCATCTCAACGGGCCAGATCTCCAGGTTACAGTAGGAGGTCTCCACGTCGCTCCAGTCCACGCCGGAGCAGCCCTTCCAGGCAGCAGAGATCAAGCAGTAGTGAACTTCTAGCTATGAAACTCATGTCATCAC CTGAGCTTTCTTCAATCGCAGACAGTGATACTTTGAAAGCTATGGTGAAGTCCTTGGCACCAGCACTGCTGGCTGAACTAGCAAAGAAGAAAAGCAGTTCCACAGTTTCCTCATCAAAGGgaagtagcagcagcagcaggcggTCTCCCCCTCCAAAGAAAACCGAATACTCTAGCACAAGCAGAACCTCCACTTCAAAGTCCCACAGCACTTCGAAG CCTAATCCCAAATATGCGCCAGGCACCTCCTGTTTACTGAGGCTCCTCGGTCTTCCTATTGGGACTACAAGCAAAGATCTGACTGACGCCATTGAACCTTTTGGCAAGATTTATACCGCCATCCTCCTCAAGGCTATTAGAGAG gccTCTGTCTGTATGGAGAGGGAGGAGGATGCCAGAGCTTTGCTCAATTGTAAGAACTTGACAATTCATGGGCAAGTCATTAAGGTCTGCATGGAGAag GATGCTGAAActggaagaaaatatattaagcCTGAAAAAGTTTTCAAGAA AAAAGAAGCGACTATAACAAAACCAATTCAGATACCGAAAGGAAAAGCTGCAAACGTAGTTAAGGTACCTCAGCCAGCTAAAGCAAAAGAGGTGACCGGTTTCAAGCCAACTCAAGCAACTAAGGGAAAACCAACAGAGATGAAAAAGACAGTGCCTGCAGCTAAACCTAAACCTCCTGCCAAGGTTCCAG AAACAGCAGTTGCCAAGAAGGTTGTAAAGAAG GAAATACCCTGGAGAAAAAATATAGTGGAAATTACAAACCTTCCAGAGGCAGGGGTTACTGAAGAAGAACTCACCAACCTTGCTAAACCTTATGGCTTCACTGAAACTCCTGTCATAGCAATCACCCAACAAAGG GCCTATCTGCAGATGCCCAACACAGAGGCAGCTGAAAAAATGGTGAAGACCTTTTCTGAGACCCCAGCTAAAGTGAAAGAGAAAGAGATAACCGTAAAGATGATGATGCAACCCATTGATTTGAACTACACT GAATCAGTTTTCAGAGTGCTCATGGGCATGGAGAAATCACCA GAAATTATGACTTTACCAGAACGGCTTCTCATTGTTGGCAATGTGCCAAAAGCGCTTGGGCCAGTCAAGGAAGTAGAAACTGTAGTCAAGCGTTATGGTATCTTCAAGAAGGTTTTACACCTTAATGGCAGG GTGATTTTTGAAATGGAAAATGCTGCAAGTGCTCGAGCAATCTTCATCCGCTTCGTAAAGTTTCGTTGTACACTCCAGGACAAGGTTCTTTCCTTCCAACTAGCCAAACCGCTCAAG ctgAAAAAGAAGCCGGATGCAAAAGG GGCAAAACCTCCTGCTAAACCACCTGCAAAACCTAATACTGTCAAAGTTCAAAAACCAGTGGCTGCAGCTCCTGCTGAATCAGCTGTCAAAAAAGATGAAAAACCTTCAGCCGCAGCTAAAACTGTTGCGCCTAAAGAAGAGGACAGTATTGTTATTAGCGATAATGAAGTAATTTTGATTGAAAGTGATGATGAAGAAAAGCTTAAAGCTAAAACAACTGCTGCTAAACTCACGGAGGCTACTAAAGACAGTGCAGTTGCTAATGCTAACACAGCAGCTTCTGAGAATAAAGTGGAATTAAACACCCAAGATACTAAAGAATCCATCACAGTCACCCCGGATGCTGGATCTGTGAAAAAAGAGCTTGAAGCCGAGTCTTCAGTCACCAAGGTAGAACCTGAGACTATAAAGAAGGAGCTTGAAGTTGAATCCTCTGCTTCCACTTCTGAATCTGCCGCTGAATCTGTGAACAAGGAGCTTGAGGTTACAGAAACGACAGTTTCAGTTGAGTCTGGGAATGCAGACTGTCATGTGGAATCAGCTGTTCCTGCTTCAGAATCTGCCATTTCTGTTGAATCTGTGAATGGAGAACATAAAGAGGGATCCCCTGCATCTGCTATAGAGTCTGGAAAGGCAGATCTCGAAGTTAAATCTGCTTCAGAATCTGCAGTTTTAGTGGAGTCTGCAAAAGCAGAGCACGAATTGGTTTCTCCAGAATCTGCCATTCCAGTTGAGACCACTGAGCAGTCAGAGGCTGACTCTAAAAAAGATCAGGATGTCCCACAGGCTGAAGATGCTCCCAAAGAACCTTTATCTACATCTGTAGAAGGCAAAATTGAGGATGAAAAGTTAGCAGAAGATAGAGAAATGGAGCTTGGTACTTCAGGTGTAAGCAGTGAGGAAATGGCAGTAGAGCCCATGGAGACCCAGAGTACTGAAGAAACTGCCAAAGACACTGATGTCAAAGAGGATGACTGTAAACCACAGGAGCATATCATCGACAGCGAGGGCCAATCAAAGGAATTGACACCAACTGAAAATGTAGGGGCGGACATTAACCCTACAACCAAAGCTGGAGCTAATGCTGATGCATCTGACTCCATTCCAACCTCAGATCCCACCTCTGACCTGCCCTCCACTTCAAATCAAGCTTTCAGTAATTCAACTGTCCCAGTTACATGTGCCTCCGAGAGTCCTCATGTAGTGCCTGAGCCCTTCCTGGTAAATGACCAGTCTTTGGACTTTCCTCCAGTTACACAGGAGATACTGAAGGCTCTTGAATTAGCTGTCCATCAGTGTCGCTTACAGTCTTCATTAAAACGAGCTGAAGAGGAAGCCAAACAGAAGGCTGAGACGGAGAAAAAAGCTgcagaaaagaaaacaacaaaaggtCAGTCAGGCTCAAAAAAGCCTGCTCAGTCCACCAAGAAAGCCACTCCAGCTCAAGCTAAAAAGATGCAAGCAGAAAAGGAGAAAAAGTCTCAAAGCTCTGGTTCCAAAGGCAAGACTACTGACACCTCTTCTCCAGAGAAAGAGAGCTCTTCTAGGTATAGGACCAGAGGTAATTCTGATGAGGAGGGTACTACTCGCAGACGTGGAGGATCCTCTGGGGGTTCCTCCTTGAGGAGCAGACGGGAATCCAGCCCTCCATCAAAGCGAACAAGAGGGCATGATGTTGATTCCAGG agacCCTCGAGGACTCACTCAAGAACAAGGGCATCTGTAAAG GAAAAAGAAGACGAGTCCTTTTCATTTAACTTTGATGAGTTTGTGACAGTTGATGAAGTAGGGGATGATGCTGAGGACATTGTGGCCTCAACAGCAGAGTCTTCTGCCATGGATGAGAATATCAAAGATGAACCCGATCCTCATACTCTTACTGCACAGTCAGAGGCAGATAAACCCAAACCAACGGATAGCGTTGTACCTTCTGAGACAAGTAATTCTGAAATTAATGCATGTGTGGAAGAATTGGAAGCCAAGGCTGAAGAAACCACACAGGTTGATGTTGATATTGCAGAGGAGCAGGAGTCTCCAGAAGATAGCTCTGATAAACCACTGGAAACGGACATtcaatgtaaaacagaaaaaccTTGTACTGTCACAGAAACCTCCTCTGCAGAGACCAACACCAATGATGAGTCCCTTTCAGCTATTAAAGAAACTTCTGGCATTGAAACATTGGATGAATTAGAACCAAGCCATGCTGTTTCTTCTACACAGAAGGAAGGATCCCCTCCACGTTCTGCAGAAACGCCAGAAAAATTAGAAGACGACCACTCCGAGCAGCCTGAAAACTCTGCCCCTGAGATGGAGAATAAAAAAGAGGCAGCTGACCAGACCCCTGAACTTCCATGCCATGATTCTTTGGTCACTCTTGATGAGGTCAGTGAGGGTGAGGAAGATTTTATTTATGAAACAAATGAGGAACAGCTTTTAAAGGCAGATGAATTGCCTGAGACGCTTCTAACAGTTGATGAGGTTGGAGATGATGAAACTGGGATTGAAGAATACCAGCTGGAGAAAGACCTTCAAGGCCTGGTCACACTGGATGAGGTTGTTGATGAAGAGGAGTTTGATCCAGAG ACTCTGGTAACCTTGGATGAGGCCAAAGGAGATGATGAGGAATTGGAGCAGAGTGAATCTATGCCTACCAGTCCTAGGACTACAACGCCGATCATACCAGAGGAACCTGTGAAATCACCAAGACAAGAAGATGATGCTTCTTACCTTGAGGAGCTCCGCAAGATGAACTTCGTAACTGTAGATGAAGTtggagaggaggaggaagaggagcagCCACCTTGTGAAGAAGTCAAAGAGGAGAAGCCAGTAAAGAAGAGAGCTACAAGGGGCAGAAAGAGGGCTCGTCAGACCCCAG TGAGACGTTCCACAAGAGGAAAAAGAGGGAGCGCAAAGGTTGTAGAAGAgcctgaagaagaagaagaacctGAGGCAACAGCTGAACCTGAACCAGTGCCAGAGGCTACCATAGTTGAGAGTCCTCCTGCAGCTGTAGAATCTGTGGCTCTTGATGTTCAACCAGAACAACAAAAGGCTGAAGACATGATGGTTACAGATTCATTGACTGCAGAGGTATCAGAAGAGGATATGATTAAATCTAAGGATGATGTCGGCTCCACAAAGTCAGAAACGGATACTCCTGACACAGCAGATTCTAATAAAAAACCCACAATTAAAG AAGAGTCCAAGGAACGGCGTGAGATTGACCCAGTAGAGGAACCCGAAGCCAAGAGGTCCCGCTCCCAGTCCCCTCTTATTGAAGACTTCACTATGCCCCCGTTCAACCCAGACAACCCCATTG GTATTGATTTTGTGATTCCCAGGACCGGTTTCTTCTGCAAACTTTGCTCTTTGTTCTACGTCAACGAGGATACAGCTAAGAAAAGTCACTGTAGTAGTTTAAAGCATTACCAGAACATGGAG AAATACTATAAGAAGCAGAAGTCTCAGCAGCAGCAGGGTGGCTCTTCATCACAGTCAGCAGCCAGTCAAGGTTCAGCATCTGAATAG